The DNA sequence ACGTATACGCACCAGGGTATCGTCAAGCTGCTGCAACGTATCGGTCGCCAGCTCAATGATCAGATCCCAGCGACCATTGGTCGAATGCACCGCCTGAACGGCGGGCAAGCCCTGCAATTGGGAGATGATCCGTTCAGTTCCCCGCCCCTCGATGCAGATCAGGGTCAGCCCCCTCACCGGCGCGGCGGTGACGTCGGCTCGGGTCAGGACAGAGAAGCCGGCAATTTCGCCGCTGGCGACAAGGCGCTCAATGCGGCTGCGCACGGTGGCGCGAGCCAGTTTCAGCATGCCTGCAAGATCGGAGATCGAGGCCCGCCCGTCGCGCCGAAGTGCAGCAATCAACCGAATGTCATTTTCATCCAAAGGAGACATTGTCTCTTGCCTATCTGGTTGGGTGGTTTTCCGATTTGATCATAATTGGATTAATCCCTTGTGCAAATAGCCAAGTCATTTGTTCCATACCCCGAAATCTGACCGCAAAAATGCGCGCCAGACCTTCATCAATTGCCAAAATGGAAATTGGGACTGCCACAAGTGGTGTTTTCACCGCTGGAACGGCAAACATTCCCATTCAAACCGCCATCAAGCTCTGCGAGGGTCTGGTTGAATTGAGGAAAACCGATGAACCAACATTGTATTCTGGTCGGCGCGCCCGTTGACAGCGGCCAATCCAATCCCGGTTGCCTGATGGGACCGGCGTCCTACCGTGTGGCCGGACTGGCTGCCACGCTCGAGGACCTTGGCTGCACAGTTGATGACCGCGGCGATGTCGCACCGTGTTCGCCGACAGCCGCCAGCAGTCCCAACCCGGCGATACATCACCTCCCCGAGACAATCGAATGGACCAAAGCGCTGGCTTCGGCTGCGCAGGAGGCCATGGCTGCAGGATTTCCGATTTTCCTCGGCGGCGATCACAGCCTTTCGCTTGGCACAGTGGCGGGGGTCGCGGCTCACGCCCAACAGCAGCAGCGGCCGTTGTTTGTGCTCTGGCTCGACGCCCATAGCGATTTTCATACGCCGATGACTACGCGCTCGGGCAATCTGCACGGCACACCGATGGCCTACATTGCCGGACTTGGTGAGTTCGATGCATTTCCGGCCTTCCCCAATCCGGTCCCCGCCGACCGTATCTGCCTGTTCGGCATCCGCTCGGTTGACACGGACGAACGCAAGGCGTTGCGTGCGCATGGCATCACCCCGGTCGACATGCGCGAGCTTGATGAACGCGGAATTGTTGCACCGCTGAGCGGCTTTCTGGATCAGGTCCGCGACGCCAACGGCTTGTTGCATGTCTCACTTGATGTCGATTTCCTCGACCCGGCCATCGCGCCGGCTGTCGGGACAACTGTTCCCGGCGGTGCGACGTTCCGCGAGGCCCATCTGGTGATGGAAATGCTGCATGAATCACAGCTTGTCAGTTCGCTCGACCTGGTCGAACTCAACCCGTTTCTCGACGAACGCGGACGCACCGCACGCCTGATGGTCGACCTCACCGCAAGCCTGATGGGCCGCAAGGTGTTTGACCGGGTCAACAGGGGTCTTTGAAGTTCGAAACAGCTGCCATTTTCACGACTGGAGACACTCAATGACACCCCCTTCCCATCTGGCCTATGTGCCGTTCATCAGCGTCGAGAACATGATGAAGCTGGTCCACTCCATCGGCATCGAAACCGTGCTGAAGGAACTGGCCGACGCGATCGAGCATGATTTCACCCGCTGGCCGCTGTTTGACAAGACACCACGCGTCGGCAGCCATTCCGATGTTGGGGTGATCGAACTGATGCCGACCTCGGACGGCGATCTCTACGGCTTCAAATATGTCAACGGCCATCCGTCCAACACCAAGCAGGGCCTGCAAACCGTCACCGCCTTCGGTCTGCTGGCGCAGGTTTCATCCGGCTATCCTGTGCTGCTGTCAGAAATGACGGTGCTGACGGCGCTGAGAACCGCGGCGACCTCTTCCATGGCGGCGCGGCATCTGGCGCCAAAAGGCTCTAAAGTCATGGCGCTTATCGGCAATGGTGCGCAGTCAGAGTTCCAGGCACTGGCTTTCAAGGCCGTGGTCGGAATCGAAGAAGTTCGGCTTTTCGACATCGATGCGAACGCCACCGCGAAATGCGCCCGCAACCTTGCCGGCTCCGGTCTCAAGGTCACATCTTGCAAGTCTTCCCAGGAAGCCATGGAAGGTGCGCAGATCGTTACTACCTGCACCGCCGACAAGCAGTATGCCACCATCCTGACCGACAACATGATCGGCGACGGTATTCATATCAACGCCATTGGCGGCGACTGCCCCGGCAAGACCGAATTGCACAAGGACATTCTCTTGCGTTCGGAAATTTTCGTCGAGTATCCGCCACAGACCCGGATCGAAGGCGAAATCCAGCAAATGCCCGAAGACTACCCTGTGACCGAATTGTGGGAGGTGATCACCGGCCAGGCGGAAGGACGGAAATCAGCCTCGCAGATCACCCTGTTTGACGGCGTCGGCTTTGCCATCGAGGATTTTTCGGCTCTGAAATATGTGTATCAGCGGGCGCTGAAAACCGGCCATTTCCTGCAGCTCGACATGATCGCCGATCCGGACGATCCGCGTGACCTGTTTGGCATGCTGGCGCGCGCCGGCGAGCCTGCTTGAACCGGAACAGTTCCGATTGGCTCCAAACATCTTGGCTAAGCAGGCGGCACGGGCTATTGGACGGGCATGACCAGTCCAGACCCCGATATCCCACCGATCCGCCTGCTTGTTGATGCCGACGCCTGCCCGGTGCGCGAGGAATGCGTCAAGGTGGCGCTGCGCCACGGTATCAAGGTGACCTTTGTTTCCAACAGCTTCTTTCGGATCGAGACTGACCCGCTGGTGGAGCGCGAAATTGTGCCCGGCGATTTCGACGCTGCCGATGACCGCATCGTCGAGCACGTGACAAAGCGGTCCGTGGTGGTAACGGCCGACATCCTTCTCGCCGAGCGCTGCCTGAAGGCAGAAGCGGCAGCTGTGATGAGCCATACCGGCAAGGCGTTCACACATGATTCCATCGGCATGGCAGTGGCGACGCGTTCGATCATGGCCGACCTGAGAGCCGGCGGTGCGCAAGTCGGTGGGCCGGCGCCCTTCGTCAAGGCCGACCGATCCCGCTTCCTCTCCGCACTTGATCTGGCTTTGGTCCGGTTAAAACGCCACGGCTGACAGGGTTTTCGGCAGCGAACATTTTCACCGCGATCAAGTCAATCGACCTGGGCTTCTGTTTTTTCTCGACAATCATCGCTTTGCGCGATCAACTGCTCCCAGAAGCATATCGGGGGATATAGATCATGGCCTATGTGGACACGCTCAAGACATTTGTACGCGTGTATGAACTGGGCAGCATGTCGGCTGCAGCGCGGGACTTGCGGGTTTCCGCCGCGGTTTCGTCAAGCCGCATCTCGGACCTCGAAAAAAGCCTCGGCGTCCGGCTGTTCAACCGCACCACACGCAGTTTGCGCGCCACCGCGCATGGCGAGTTGTTCTACAAGGGCGCGATCAAGATCCTTGATACGATCCGTGAAGTCGAAGGCGGCATTGCCGAAATCACCGCCCAGCCGAAAGGCACCCTGTTTGTCTCGGCGCCACTTGCAATGGGCAAGAAACTGGTGGCGCCGCTGATTCCGGCGTTCAAGGCTGAATATCCCGATATCAATGTCCGGCTCCGGCTGTCGGATCGAAAGGTCGATATCGCCCAGGAAGGCCTCGATGCCGCCTTTGTGCTCGGGCCGCTGCCCGATTCCGACCTGCGGGTGCGCGCGATCCATGATTTCGAGCGTGTGCTGGTCGCTTCACCGGATTATATCAAACAACACGG is a window from the Hoeflea sp. IMCC20628 genome containing:
- a CDS encoding Lrp/AsnC family transcriptional regulator, whose amino-acid sequence is MSPLDENDIRLIAALRRDGRASISDLAGMLKLARATVRSRIERLVASGEIAGFSVLTRADVTAAPVRGLTLICIEGRGTERIISQLQGLPAVQAVHSTNGRWDLIIELATDTLQQLDDTLVRIRKLDGITSSETNLILSSRRPSTRR
- the rocF gene encoding arginase, with the translated sequence MNQHCILVGAPVDSGQSNPGCLMGPASYRVAGLAATLEDLGCTVDDRGDVAPCSPTAASSPNPAIHHLPETIEWTKALASAAQEAMAAGFPIFLGGDHSLSLGTVAGVAAHAQQQQRPLFVLWLDAHSDFHTPMTTRSGNLHGTPMAYIAGLGEFDAFPAFPNPVPADRICLFGIRSVDTDERKALRAHGITPVDMRELDERGIVAPLSGFLDQVRDANGLLHVSLDVDFLDPAIAPAVGTTVPGGATFREAHLVMEMLHESQLVSSLDLVELNPFLDERGRTARLMVDLTASLMGRKVFDRVNRGL
- a CDS encoding ornithine cyclodeaminase, translated to MTPPSHLAYVPFISVENMMKLVHSIGIETVLKELADAIEHDFTRWPLFDKTPRVGSHSDVGVIELMPTSDGDLYGFKYVNGHPSNTKQGLQTVTAFGLLAQVSSGYPVLLSEMTVLTALRTAATSSMAARHLAPKGSKVMALIGNGAQSEFQALAFKAVVGIEEVRLFDIDANATAKCARNLAGSGLKVTSCKSSQEAMEGAQIVTTCTADKQYATILTDNMIGDGIHINAIGGDCPGKTELHKDILLRSEIFVEYPPQTRIEGEIQQMPEDYPVTELWEVITGQAEGRKSASQITLFDGVGFAIEDFSALKYVYQRALKTGHFLQLDMIADPDDPRDLFGMLARAGEPA
- a CDS encoding YaiI/YqxD family protein, which gives rise to MTSPDPDIPPIRLLVDADACPVREECVKVALRHGIKVTFVSNSFFRIETDPLVEREIVPGDFDAADDRIVEHVTKRSVVVTADILLAERCLKAEAAAVMSHTGKAFTHDSIGMAVATRSIMADLRAGGAQVGGPAPFVKADRSRFLSALDLALVRLKRHG
- a CDS encoding LysR family transcriptional regulator gives rise to the protein MAYVDTLKTFVRVYELGSMSAAARDLRVSAAVSSSRISDLEKSLGVRLFNRTTRSLRATAHGELFYKGAIKILDTIREVEGGIAEITAQPKGTLFVSAPLAMGKKLVAPLIPAFKAEYPDINVRLRLSDRKVDIAQEGLDAAFVLGPLPDSDLRVRAIHDFERVLVASPDYIKQHGMPRDGDEIISNKHKCLLLRYPGATEFYWNLIVDGEIRGFHPEGSLESDDGDVLTAWALASCGIASKTRYNVASQLDAGTLVEVATSTPATPQPFSCLYPHKRLQDPKVKLFIDHVIKGIRTEIDNAAASTSSGKI